CTCAGGCGTGGTGCAGAGAATGCCGTTCCCCGTGGGGACGCCGTGCTCAGCAAACATCTGCTTGGCCAGGTACTCGTACAGCTTCATCCGCCCACCTCCAGGTGAATGCGATGCTTGGTGATGGTGCGCCGAATCCAATACGCTCCAACGAATTCTACCACAGATAAACTCCTGTTGGAAATCGCATGGAGCGTCAAATATATGGGTCAAATGAGTCGAAACCCGGGCTGCGGGCCACGCCGCTGCGGACCGCGGCCTCGGCCACCGCGGCCGCGACCGCCGGGGCGACGCGGCGGTCCAGCGGTGCGGGGATGATGTAGTCGGCGGACAGTTCCTCGGGGGCCACCAGGTCGGCGATCGCCCGGACGGCGGCCCGCTTCATCGCCTCGTTGATCTCCCGGGCCCGCACGTCCAGGGCACCGCGGAAGATGCCGGGAAAGGCCAGGACGTTGTTCAACTGGTTGGGGTAATCCGAGCGGCCCGTGGCGACCACCGCCGCGCCGGCCGCCTTCGCCTCCTCGGGCCAGATCGCCGGCTCCGGGTTGGCCAGCGCGAAGACGATCGGGTCCGGCGCCATGGCCCGCACCATCTCCCGCGTCATGCTGCCGCCCCGGGCCAGGCCCACGGCCACGTCGGCCCCGGCCAGGGCCTCCGCCAGCCCGCCCCGCACCCGGCGCGGGTTGGTCCGCTGAGCCAGCTCCTCCTTGAACGGGTTCATCCCGTCGGGCCGGCCGGGGTAGATCGTCCCCCGGGAGTCCACCAGGGTCAGGTCGCTGACGCCCAGGTCCAGGAGCAGCGCCGCCGTGGCCAGGCCGCTGGCCCCCGCCCCCTCGATCACCACCCGGACCTCCTCCAGCCGCTTGCCGACCAGCTTCAGGGCATTCTGCAGCCCCGCCGCCACCACGATGGCAGTGCCGTGCTGGTCGTCGTGGAAGACCGGGATGTCGACGGCCGCCTGCAGCTTCCGCTCGACGGCGAAGCAGCGGGGCGCGGCGATGTCCTCCAGGTTGATCCCCCCGAACGTGGGGGAAAGGCGGGTCACGGTGCGCACGATCTCGTCCACGTCCCGCTCCGCCAGCACCAGCGGCACCGCGTCGATGTCCGCGAAGGCCTTGAACAGCAGGGCCTTCCCCTCCATGACCGGCAGCGCCGCCTCCGGCCCGATGTCGCCCAGGCCCAGTACCGCGCTGCCGTCGGAGACCACCGCCACCAGATTGCCCCGGGCAGTGTACCGGAAGACCGCCTCGGGGTCGGCAGCAATCGCCCGGCAGGGCTCCGCGACCCCGGGGGAGTACGCCAGGGCCAGGTCCTCCTGCGTCTGCAGCGGCACCTTGGAAGCCGTCGTCCACTTCCCCCGGTTCTGCACGTGCAACCGCAGGGCCGCTTCCTTCAGGTCGGCTTCGTTTCGGGCCGGATTCTGCCGCCCGTCGCCAGTCCGGTTCTCCATCGCATCAGACCTCCTCCGGTTCGCTCCTTCCCGGTAGGATGCCCGTGCGATCCGCCGCCCGCACGCGAAGGCCCCGGCGTCCGCCGATGCTGCCGGGGCCTGTGCGCCGGTCGTCCGCCGCCCCCCTGCCCCGGGGGTTCCCGCGCCGCGGCTACTCGCTGGCCACGGGCGGCTTGGGCTTCACCATGGCGTCCGGCTTCACCCACTGGGACTGCCCGGTGAAGTACTGATCGCCGCCGTACACGTCGTTGATGCAGATGGTGGGGAACTCCCGCACCCGCAGACGGCGAACCGCCTCGGGGCCCAGATCCTCGTACGCGACCACCTCGGCCTCCTCGATCCGCTTGGCCAGGAGCGCGCCCGCACCGCCGGTGGCGACCAGGTAAGCGGCGCCATACTCCTGCAGGGCGGCCTTGACCTCGTCACCCCGGTACCCCTTGCCGATGACCAGCCGCACGCCGTGCCGGAGAATCTCCGGCGTGTACTTGTCCATGCGGTAGGAGGTGGTGGGGCCGGCCGAGC
The nucleotide sequence above comes from Symbiobacterium thermophilum IAM 14863. Encoded proteins:
- a CDS encoding NAD(P)-dependent malic enzyme; this translates as MENRTGDGRQNPARNEADLKEAALRLHVQNRGKWTTASKVPLQTQEDLALAYSPGVAEPCRAIAADPEAVFRYTARGNLVAVVSDGSAVLGLGDIGPEAALPVMEGKALLFKAFADIDAVPLVLAERDVDEIVRTVTRLSPTFGGINLEDIAAPRCFAVERKLQAAVDIPVFHDDQHGTAIVVAAGLQNALKLVGKRLEEVRVVIEGAGASGLATAALLLDLGVSDLTLVDSRGTIYPGRPDGMNPFKEELAQRTNPRRVRGGLAEALAGADVAVGLARGGSMTREMVRAMAPDPIVFALANPEPAIWPEEAKAAGAAVVATGRSDYPNQLNNVLAFPGIFRGALDVRAREINEAMKRAAVRAIADLVAPEELSADYIIPAPLDRRVAPAVAAAVAEAAVRSGVARSPGFDSFDPYI
- a CDS encoding Fe-S-containing hydro-lyase translates to MARVHITTPVTPEQVRQIRAGDEVIITGEIYTARDAAHKRMVEDLAAGRPLPFDPEGAVIYYVGPTPPKPGQAIGSAGPTTSYRMDKYTPEILRHGVRLVIGKGYRGDEVKAALQEYGAAYLVATGGAGALLAKRIEEAEVVAYEDLGPEAVRRLRVREFPTICINDVYGGDQYFTGQSQWVKPDAMVKPKPPVASE